One window from the genome of Micromonospora aurantiaca ATCC 27029 encodes:
- a CDS encoding 3-hydroxyacyl-CoA dehydrogenase family protein: MAREFTRVGVVGLGTMGAGIVEVFARNGVDVTAVEISDAALERGRATLTGSTDRAVAKGKLAEAERDALLARVDFRVGLDALHDVDLVIEAVPEHLDLKQRIFAELDRVCKPEAILATNTSSLSVTEISVATTRPNQVIGIHFFNPAPVMKLVEVVRTVVTSADVVADVEALCERLGKVDVTISDRAGFIANALLFGYLNHAVGMFEARYATREDIDAAMKLGCGLPMGPLALMDLIGLDTAYEILDTMYRRGGRDRRHAPAPLLKQMVTAGLLGRKSGRGFYTYERPGSPKVVPDEYTPLAADAALADGACAIAKVGVVGSGTMATGIIEVFAKAGYEVISVTRGAEKSAKVCEAVKTSLNKGVVRGKLSETDRDDALGRITWSATLEHLADVDLVVEAVIEELSVKKALFASLDEICKPGVVLATTTSSLPVIDVAMATQRPADVVGLHFFNPAPIMPLVEIVQTIRTSAETSATARAVCAKLGKTGVVCGDRSGFIVNALLFPYLNDAVKMLEASYSTADDIDYAMKLGCGYPMGPFELLDVVGLDVSLAIQRELYLELREPGFAPAPLLEHLVTAGYLGRKSGRGFRDHTRR; this comes from the coding sequence GTGGCGCGGGAGTTCACCAGGGTGGGCGTGGTGGGTCTGGGCACCATGGGTGCCGGCATCGTGGAGGTGTTCGCCCGCAACGGCGTCGACGTCACAGCCGTCGAGATCTCCGACGCGGCGCTGGAACGCGGCCGGGCCACGCTCACCGGCTCCACCGACCGGGCGGTCGCCAAGGGCAAGCTCGCCGAGGCCGAGCGGGACGCCCTGCTCGCGCGGGTCGACTTCCGGGTCGGGCTGGACGCTCTGCACGACGTGGACCTGGTGATCGAGGCGGTGCCCGAGCACCTGGACCTCAAGCAGCGGATCTTCGCCGAGCTGGACCGGGTCTGCAAGCCCGAGGCGATCCTGGCCACCAACACGTCCTCGCTGAGCGTCACCGAGATCTCCGTCGCCACCACCCGGCCCAACCAGGTCATCGGTATCCACTTCTTCAACCCGGCCCCGGTGATGAAGCTGGTCGAGGTGGTCCGCACGGTGGTCACCTCCGCCGACGTGGTCGCCGACGTGGAGGCGCTCTGCGAGCGGCTCGGCAAGGTCGACGTGACGATCAGCGACCGGGCCGGCTTCATCGCCAACGCGCTGCTGTTCGGCTACCTGAACCACGCGGTCGGCATGTTCGAGGCCCGCTACGCCACCCGCGAGGACATCGACGCCGCCATGAAGCTCGGCTGCGGCCTGCCGATGGGCCCGCTGGCGCTGATGGACCTGATCGGCCTGGACACCGCGTACGAGATCCTCGACACCATGTACCGGCGCGGCGGCCGGGACCGGCGGCACGCCCCCGCCCCGCTGCTCAAGCAGATGGTCACCGCCGGGCTGCTGGGCCGCAAGTCCGGCCGCGGCTTCTACACCTACGAGCGGCCGGGCTCGCCGAAGGTCGTACCCGACGAGTACACGCCGCTCGCCGCGGACGCCGCGCTCGCCGACGGCGCCTGCGCCATCGCGAAGGTCGGCGTGGTCGGCTCCGGCACCATGGCCACCGGCATCATCGAGGTGTTCGCCAAGGCCGGGTACGAGGTCATCTCGGTGACCCGGGGCGCGGAGAAGTCCGCGAAGGTCTGCGAGGCGGTCAAGACCTCGCTGAACAAGGGCGTGGTGCGGGGCAAGCTCAGCGAGACCGACCGGGACGACGCGCTGGGCCGGATCACCTGGTCCGCGACGCTGGAGCACCTGGCCGACGTCGACCTGGTGGTGGAGGCCGTGATCGAGGAGCTGAGCGTCAAGAAGGCGCTGTTCGCCAGCCTCGACGAGATCTGCAAGCCGGGCGTCGTGCTCGCCACCACCACCTCGTCGCTGCCGGTGATCGACGTGGCGATGGCGACCCAGCGCCCGGCCGACGTGGTCGGCCTGCACTTCTTCAACCCGGCGCCGATCATGCCGCTGGTGGAGATCGTGCAGACCATCCGCACCTCCGCCGAGACGTCGGCCACCGCCCGCGCGGTCTGCGCGAAGCTCGGCAAGACCGGCGTGGTCTGCGGCGACCGGTCCGGCTTCATCGTCAACGCGCTGCTGTTCCCGTACCTGAACGACGCGGTGAAGATGCTGGAGGCCAGCTACTCGACCGCCGACGACATCGACTACGCGATGAAGCTGGGCTGCGGCTACCCGATGGGTCCGTTCGAGCTGCTCGACGTGGTCGGCCTGGACGTCTCGCTGGCCATCCAGCGGGAGCTGTACCTGGAGCTGCGCGAGCCCGGCTTCGCCCCGGCCCCGCTGCTGGAGCACCTGGTCACGGCCGGCTACCTGGGCCGCAAGTCCGGCCGGGGCTTCCGCGACCACACCCGGCGCTGA